The genomic stretch CGTAGAGCTTGTCCAAAAGTGAATCCAAGGTGCCGAGCTCCTTCTCTGAGAGGCAGGAGGTGACATTAGTGACGGTTCTCTCGCTCTGTTGACGCTTGAAGGCTTCCTCACCTTTCTTTGTCAATGACACCCTGACCAGGTTCTTCCTCTTCAAGTCGCTTGTCTTCTTCACGAGGTCTTGCGCTTCCATGCGGTTCAACAGACCGGATATGGTATGAGGTTCTTTGTGGATTAGGCGTGCCAAGCTGGCGGGTGTCAACTGTCCCTTGGCAGTCTTCAGGTAATATAGGACTGCCGCCTGAGGAAGCGAAACGCCAACTCGGCCTAGCTCCAGATCCCTGGCCCTTTCCAGAACAGCATACGTAATGACCAGCCGCTCCCAAGTTTTCTCGTTCTTATTCAGCTCTGTAACATCTCTCACACCATTCCTCCATGTAATTTTCGCTACATTCCTAAACTAATA from Chloroflexota bacterium encodes the following:
- a CDS encoding MarR family transcriptional regulator; protein product: MRDVTELNKNEKTWERLVITYAVLERARDLELGRVGVSLPQAAVLYYLKTAKGQLTPASLARLIHKEPHTISGLLNRMEAQDLVKKTSDLKRKNLVRVSLTKKGEEAFKRQQSERTVTNVTSCLSEKELGTLDSLLDKLYAKGLELLRERQPYPYGTTIE